Proteins encoded by one window of Labrus bergylta chromosome 2, fLabBer1.1, whole genome shotgun sequence:
- the LOC109991599 gene encoding hypermethylated in cancer 2 protein gives MELPNHAKQLLLQLNQQRAKGFLCDVIIVVENALFRAHKNILAASSIYFKSLVLHDNLINLDTEMVNPSVFRQVLDFIYTGKLLSSSDQSNEQNFSALLTAASYLQLHDLAALCRKKLKRNGGKPLPGKPSTPGPLSRLRLNNQRLSSSTPAGPKNHYPPTPSDADQPQPDEGLRDKLSDDEMFVGSSGRNGNGGNGSSNGNLSSGGSAGEPDLGLDLSKKSPPSAGTVTDALSPHSNSQESPQSASVSTTNSASLDDSSTTLPGVDTCGSETTELNSSSKASDETQNQPDGPPPQKKSRQGARKNEWPKKEASGLKSEDHDRPLVNGVIVGPKERSGAGGGSAGSFTSDKSFQCKDDEEGGENGQDHSDESGQSDGESAGGGGGTGGGHGANYVYRQEGFEPAFGDNLYVCIPCGKGFPSSEQLNAHVETHTEDELYIKEEGGTFVKEEDEEEAEDLSAPVGPSTFGSETRPFKCTVCSKSYKDPATLRQHEKSHWLTRPFPCNICGKMFTQRGTMTRHMRSHLGLKPFACEECGMRFTRQYRLTEHMRVHSGEKPYECQLCGGKFTQQRNLISHLRMHTSPS, from the coding sequence ATGGAACTGCCAAATCATGCCAAACAACTGCTGCTGCAACTCAACCAGCAGAGAGCCAAGGGCttcctgtgtgatgtcatcattgtgGTGGAGAATGCGCTCTTCCGGGCCCACAAGAACATCCTCGCGGCAAGCAGCATATACTTCAAATCTTTGGTCCTTCACGATAACCTCATTAACCTCGACACAGAGATGGTTAACCCCTCTGTATTCAGACAAGTTCTGGACTTCATCTACACTGGGAAGCTCCTGTCCTCGTCGGACCAGAGCAACGAGCAGAACTTCAGTGCCCTCTTAACCGCAGCTAGCTACCTCCAGCTCCATGACCTCGCTGCACTTTGCAGAAAGAAGCTCAAGCGCAACGGTGGGAAACCACTGCCAGGCAAACCCTCCACTCCAGGTCCCCTCAGCCGCTTACGCCTCAACAACCAGCGCCTTTCCTCTTCTACACCTGCTGGCCCCAAAAACCACTATCCTCCTACCCCTTCTGATGCCGACCAGCCACAGCCAGACGAAGGCCTTCGGGACAAACTCTCAGATGATGAGATGTTTGTTGGCAGCTCTGGGAGGAATGGGAACGGGGGAAATGGCAGCAGTAACGGTAACCTCAGCAGTGGAGGAAGTGCTGGAGAGCCAGACCTTGGACTAGACCTGTCCAAGAAGAGCCCTCCCTCTGCAGGCACAGTCACTGATGCCCTCAGCCCACACAGCAACTCCCAAGAATCCCCTCAATCTGCCTCAGTATCCACAACCAACAGTGCCTCACTGGATGACTCCTCCACCACCTTACCAGGTGTAGATACCTGCGGATCCGAAACCACGGAGCTCAACTCCTCATCCAAAGCCTCAGACGAAACCCAAAACCAGCCTGATGGCCCCCCACCCCAAAAGAAATCCAGACAGGGTGCTCGCAAGAATGAGTGGCCTAAGAAAGAGGCGTCAGGGTTGAAGTCTGAAGACCACGACAGGCCCCTGGTTAACGGGGTGATTGTGGGGCCTAAAGAACGCTCTGGGGCCGGAGGGGGCAGTGCTGGCAGCTTCACCTCTGACAAGTCCTTCCAGTGCAAAGATGACGAAGAAGGAGGGGAGAACGGCCAGGACCACAGTGACGAGAGCGGGCAAAGCGATGGCGAGAGtgcaggaggtggagggggaacTGGAGGGGGGCACGGCGCCAACTATGTTTACCGGCAAGAAGGTTTTGAGCCAGCATTTGGAGACAACCTCTATGTGTGCATTCCCTGCGGGAAAGGCTTCCCCAGTTCTGAGCAGCTCAATGCCCATGTGGAGACGCACACGGAGGATGAGCTCTACAtcaaagaggaaggagggacctttgtgaaagaggaagatgaggaagaggcGGAGGACCTCTCTGCCCCTGTGGGTCCTTCGACCTTTGGCTCGGAAACACGTCCGTTCAAGTGTACAGTCTGCAGTAAGAGCTACAAAGACCCGGCAACGCTGAGACAGCACGAAAAGAGCCATTGGCTGACCAGGCCTTTCCCCTGCAACATCTGCGGCAAAATGTTCACCCAGAGGGGCACCATGACACGCCATATGCGCAGTCACCTCGGCCTCAAGCCGTTTGCATGTGAAGAGTGTGGCATGCGCTTCACACGCCAGTACCGTCTGACGGAGCACATGCGTGTCCACTCTGGGGAGAAGCCGTATGAATGCCAGCTATGCGGGGGGAAGTTTACCCAGCAGCGCAACCTCATCAGTCACCTGAGAATGCACACCTCACCCTCTTAG